The following proteins come from a genomic window of Halorussus halophilus:
- a CDS encoding DUF5783 family protein, giving the protein MTDFDAEKFEDKYVHYFNELQRAYKNAFNRLNERYDSQLIHAIDQQVLNESEPFYEGDGEFRVDLPENPADRVTGVLVDDEKFEEILDIYVEEIETELRRVFGFESGREE; this is encoded by the coding sequence ATGACCGACTTCGACGCCGAGAAGTTCGAGGACAAGTACGTCCACTACTTCAACGAACTCCAGCGCGCGTACAAGAACGCGTTCAACCGACTGAACGAGCGATACGACTCCCAGCTCATCCACGCAATCGACCAACAGGTACTGAACGAGAGCGAACCGTTCTACGAGGGAGACGGCGAGTTTCGCGTGGACCTGCCGGAGAATCCGGCCGACCGAGTGACGGGCGTGCTGGTAGACGACGAGAAGTTCGAAGAGATTCTCGACATCTACGTCGAGGAGATAGAGACCGAGTTGCGGCGAGTGTTCGGGTTCGAGTCGGGAAGAGAGGAGTAA
- a CDS encoding lysylphosphatidylglycerol synthase transmembrane domain-containing protein — protein MNGKQLRTTLLGFVGTFSILGLLLYFVGVDGFIGELRRADNGTVALVVLVTLGWLSAWGFSLQTVLDVLGVDVSLPQSFFILNGAMFSNNITPFGQAGGEPVTALLISKVADTEYERGLAAIASVDSLNFIPSISLALVGAAFYATQSSLGRRLRIATAALVALSVLVPSVAYVGWRKRDSIQRRITGVVAPIIKYLTRILPVSSSLNREEIRSRIGHFVDSIERVATNRRGITLALTASTAGWAFQMVALWLAFAAIGKSVPLSIMLFVVPVGAIAGITPLPGGAGGIEAVLVALLSSLPGTAIGVEAALAAVIIYRGAVYWVPVVIGGGVLSVVGVDTVQQGS, from the coding sequence ATGAACGGCAAGCAACTGCGGACTACTCTTCTGGGGTTTGTCGGCACGTTCTCCATCTTGGGGCTGCTGCTGTACTTCGTCGGGGTGGACGGGTTTATCGGAGAACTGAGGCGGGCCGACAACGGGACGGTCGCGCTCGTCGTTTTGGTCACGCTCGGCTGGCTTTCGGCGTGGGGGTTCTCGCTCCAGACGGTCCTCGACGTACTCGGCGTTGACGTCTCCCTCCCGCAGTCTTTCTTCATCCTCAACGGCGCGATGTTCTCGAACAACATCACACCGTTCGGGCAGGCGGGCGGCGAACCGGTGACCGCGTTGCTCATCTCGAAGGTAGCTGACACCGAGTACGAGCGAGGACTGGCCGCTATCGCCAGTGTTGACTCTCTCAACTTCATCCCCTCTATCTCGCTCGCACTGGTCGGTGCCGCGTTCTACGCAACTCAGAGCTCCCTCGGTCGTCGCCTCCGAATCGCGACGGCGGCCCTCGTCGCGCTCTCGGTCCTCGTTCCGTCGGTTGCATACGTCGGATGGCGAAAACGCGACAGCATCCAACGGAGAATTACGGGCGTCGTCGCTCCGATAATCAAATACCTCACCCGAATCTTGCCGGTCAGTTCGTCGCTGAACAGAGAGGAAATCCGGTCGCGCATCGGTCACTTCGTGGACTCCATCGAGCGCGTCGCCACCAACCGCCGCGGAATCACGCTCGCACTCACTGCTTCGACGGCGGGGTGGGCGTTCCAGATGGTGGCGCTGTGGTTGGCGTTCGCCGCCATTGGCAAGTCCGTTCCGCTCTCTATCATGCTATTCGTCGTGCCGGTGGGCGCTATCGCCGGAATTACGCCACTCCCCGGTGGCGCGGGCGGTATCGAAGCGGTACTGGTCGCGCTGTTGTCGAGTCTTCCGGGAACGGCCATCGGCGTGGAAGCCGCACTCGCCGCGGTTATCATCTACCGCGGTGCAGTGTACTGGGTCCCCGTCGTTATCGGCGGCGGCGTCCTCAGTGTGGTCGGCGTCGATACCGTGCAACAGGGGTCCTAA
- a CDS encoding NifU family protein: MSTDTQDDGDDLEERVSNFLRRNFPQIQMHGGSAAIQNIDRETGEVHIQLGGACSGCGISPMTIQAIKSRMVKEIPEIEQVHADTGMDGGGGHGGGMSPSFPGETSDDGEDDEGPQAPF; this comes from the coding sequence ATGAGCACGGACACACAGGACGACGGAGACGACCTCGAAGAGCGCGTCAGCAACTTCCTGCGGCGCAACTTCCCGCAGATTCAGATGCACGGAGGTAGCGCGGCCATCCAGAACATCGACCGAGAGACGGGCGAAGTACACATCCAACTCGGCGGCGCGTGCAGTGGCTGTGGCATCTCGCCGATGACGATTCAGGCCATCAAGAGCCGCATGGTCAAGGAGATTCCCGAAATCGAGCAGGTCCACGCCGACACCGGCATGGACGGCGGTGGCGGTCACGGCGGCGGCATGAGTCCGTCGTTCCCCGGCGAGACGAGCGACGACGGCGAGGACGACGAAGGGCCACAGGCACCCTTCTAA
- a CDS encoding DUF7130 family rubredoxin-like protein yields the protein MSGHGETPAEEGDEEAVEAVLEVNFGQTVYDEDGNEIGRVRGLEKGGFFVSTREGVESMSIEHSRAGHDFGEAELMWRCTQCGEMGEIDEGIPDVCPNCDAPKTDLMYWTED from the coding sequence ATGAGTGGACACGGCGAAACTCCGGCCGAGGAAGGAGACGAGGAAGCAGTCGAAGCGGTACTCGAAGTCAACTTCGGCCAGACCGTCTACGACGAAGATGGCAACGAAATCGGTCGCGTTCGAGGCTTGGAGAAGGGCGGGTTCTTCGTCTCGACGCGAGAAGGCGTCGAGAGCATGAGCATCGAACACTCCCGCGCTGGCCACGACTTCGGCGAAGCCGAACTCATGTGGCGCTGCACCCAGTGTGGCGAGATGGGCGAAATCGACGAGGGGATTCCGGACGTCTGCCCGAACTGCGACGCCCCGAAGACCGACCTGATGTACTGGACCGAGGACTAG
- a CDS encoding ketopantoate reductase family protein, with protein sequence MNVVVFGAGSLGSLVGGLLAREHSVTLVGRNPHVEEIRNSGLRVSGEFDFEVTPEATIDGTGLAAELAVVTVKAFDTESAARDLSTGNFDAVLSLQNGMGNEEILADYLDCPVLAGTATYGAVCLDPGTVECTGEGRIVLGAREGGDSETADRVGTAFRTAGFDATVAADMPRRLWKKLAVNAGINATTALGRVENGALLDGPAHEVAVEAARETARVARAEGIELDEKTAAEAVERVAEETAANTSSMHQDVLAGRRTEVGAINQYLCARAEANDVAVPTNQTLTRLLRAWERENVSEN encoded by the coding sequence ATGAACGTCGTCGTGTTCGGTGCGGGAAGCCTCGGCAGCCTGGTCGGTGGCCTCCTCGCACGCGAACACTCCGTCACGCTGGTCGGCCGAAACCCCCACGTCGAGGAAATCCGGAACTCCGGCCTGCGCGTCTCCGGCGAGTTCGACTTCGAAGTCACTCCCGAGGCGACGATCGACGGGACCGGCCTCGCCGCAGAACTCGCCGTCGTCACGGTCAAGGCCTTCGACACCGAGTCGGCCGCCCGCGACCTCTCGACCGGCAACTTCGACGCAGTCCTCTCGCTCCAGAACGGCATGGGCAACGAAGAAATCCTCGCCGACTATCTCGACTGCCCGGTTCTCGCAGGCACTGCAACCTACGGCGCGGTATGCCTCGACCCCGGCACAGTGGAGTGTACGGGGGAAGGTCGCATCGTCCTCGGCGCACGCGAGGGTGGCGATTCCGAGACGGCCGACCGCGTCGGTACTGCTTTCCGAACCGCCGGGTTCGACGCCACCGTCGCCGCCGACATGCCGCGCAGGCTCTGGAAGAAACTCGCGGTGAACGCGGGCATCAACGCGACGACTGCGCTTGGGCGCGTCGAGAACGGTGCGCTCCTCGACGGACCTGCCCACGAAGTCGCGGTCGAAGCGGCCCGGGAAACCGCTCGCGTCGCTCGCGCCGAAGGAATAGAACTCGACGAGAAGACGGCCGCAGAAGCCGTCGAGCGCGTCGCCGAGGAGACCGCCGCCAACACCTCTTCGATGCACCAAGACGTGCTGGCGGGCCGCCGAACCGAAGTCGGCGCAATAAACCAATATCTTTGCGCACGCGCGGAGGCGAACGACGTCGCCGTCCCGACGAACCAGACGCTGACCAGACTGCTCCGTGCGTGGGAGCGTGAGAACGTCTCGGAGAACTGA
- a CDS encoding ABC transporter substrate-binding protein, producing MRRTSTPFLTRRNFLKGAGAVGAGSVLAGCMGDSDSGANGTTTSSPSKTTNGGNSTTQTAQSDGPYSVSMSPMGEVEFDTVPESVFTVFPQYADMALALGHSDSLNSVYVPEMTGTTLNHYCHHLDGVSFEWKDLEDPLSGGLTKELLFQLDSDVHFADPAWATTQKNWNKSDVEEVNSQIAPWFGNFYSGTQANPPEKYSDYEYYTLWDMFGKVAEVFQQTARYEALAEVHANLVSTIQADLPPKEERPTAVRVTLAADGQSFYTYHLNKPGYWLADTRPLGANDAFADEDWSNLWGTVDYETMLEADPDVILHLWGLTPSYSMSETMKKLEDNSAGSQLKAVKNDRVYPGGMRYQGPIMNLFQLEMGAKQLYPEQFGEWPEYEDGNPYPEIPEDEWLFDRKKVASIITGGE from the coding sequence ATGCGTAGAACCTCGACGCCGTTTCTCACGCGGCGCAACTTTCTGAAAGGTGCGGGAGCAGTCGGTGCAGGTAGCGTCCTCGCTGGTTGCATGGGAGATAGCGACAGTGGCGCGAACGGGACCACGACTTCGAGTCCGTCGAAGACGACGAACGGGGGCAACTCAACTACCCAGACCGCGCAGTCAGACGGGCCGTACTCGGTCTCGATGTCTCCGATGGGCGAAGTCGAATTCGACACGGTTCCCGAGAGCGTCTTCACCGTATTCCCGCAGTACGCGGACATGGCGCTCGCGCTCGGTCACAGTGATTCGCTTAACTCGGTGTACGTGCCGGAGATGACCGGAACGACGCTAAACCACTACTGCCACCACCTCGACGGTGTCTCCTTCGAGTGGAAGGACCTCGAGGACCCGTTGAGCGGTGGACTCACCAAGGAGTTGCTGTTCCAACTCGACAGTGACGTACACTTCGCTGACCCGGCGTGGGCCACGACCCAGAAGAACTGGAACAAGTCGGACGTTGAGGAAGTGAACTCCCAAATCGCGCCGTGGTTCGGGAACTTCTACAGCGGGACGCAGGCGAACCCGCCCGAGAAGTACAGCGACTACGAGTACTACACACTGTGGGACATGTTCGGCAAGGTCGCCGAAGTGTTCCAGCAGACAGCGAGGTACGAAGCGCTCGCGGAGGTACACGCGAACCTCGTTTCTACGATTCAGGCGGACCTGCCGCCGAAGGAGGAGCGTCCGACCGCAGTCCGGGTCACGCTCGCGGCCGATGGCCAGTCGTTCTACACCTACCACCTGAACAAGCCGGGGTACTGGCTGGCCGACACCCGGCCGCTCGGCGCGAACGACGCCTTCGCAGACGAGGACTGGAGCAACCTCTGGGGGACCGTCGATTACGAGACGATGCTCGAAGCCGACCCGGACGTAATTCTCCACCTCTGGGGCCTCACACCGAGTTACAGCATGAGCGAGACGATGAAGAAGCTCGAGGACAACTCGGCAGGCAGTCAGCTGAAGGCCGTGAAGAACGACCGGGTCTACCCCGGCGGAATGCGGTACCAAGGTCCCATCATGAACCTGTTCCAGCTAGAGATGGGCGCGAAACAGCTCTACCCCGAGCAGTTCGGCGAATGGCCCGAGTACGAGGACGGCAACCCGTACCCGGAAATTCCGGAGGATGAGTGGCTGTTCGACCGGAAGAAGGTGGCCAGCATCATCACTGGCGGCGAATAG
- a CDS encoding sulfatase — protein MTNDDDGVGNVVFVVMDTVRKSHLSVYGYDKPTTPGLERFAEEAAVFEQAVSPAPWTLPVHASLFTGMYPSEHGASQENPYLEGATTLAESLSAEGYDTACYSSNAWITPYTHLTDGFDDQDNFFEVMPGDFLSGPLAKAWKAMNDNDKLRKVADYLVSVGNKIHEYTASGEGADSKTPQVIDRTIDFIDDADSEYFAFINLMDAHLPYHPPEEYRKEFAPNVDSTKVCQNSKEYNCGARDISDKEWGAIEGLYDAEIRHIDDQLQRLFSWLKENDEWDDTMVVVCADHGELHGEHDLYGHEFCIYDPLVNVPLMVKHPEMEPGTREDQQVELIDLYHTVLDHTGVEAERSTKPFESVRSLLDADYREFADDQVQGGEYAFVEYYRPVVELKQLEQKASDAGISLDTDSRFYSRMRAARRPDAKYIRNERIGDEFYHLDEDPEEEDDAWGEGSDEEVELEEALSAFEESVGGEWNEVEDDDVLDEMSDDAKDRLQDLGYID, from the coding sequence ATGACCAACGACGACGACGGCGTGGGAAACGTCGTGTTCGTGGTCATGGACACGGTTCGCAAGAGCCACCTCTCCGTCTATGGCTACGACAAACCGACGACGCCCGGTCTCGAACGGTTCGCCGAGGAGGCGGCCGTCTTCGAGCAGGCGGTTTCGCCCGCTCCGTGGACCCTTCCGGTACACGCGTCGCTGTTCACGGGAATGTACCCGAGTGAACACGGCGCGAGCCAAGAGAATCCGTATCTCGAAGGTGCGACCACCCTCGCCGAGTCGCTGTCGGCCGAGGGGTACGACACTGCGTGTTACTCCTCGAACGCGTGGATTACGCCGTACACGCACCTGACCGACGGGTTCGACGACCAGGACAACTTCTTCGAAGTGATGCCCGGCGACTTCCTGTCGGGACCGCTCGCGAAGGCCTGGAAGGCGATGAACGACAACGACAAACTGCGGAAGGTCGCGGACTACCTCGTGAGCGTCGGCAACAAGATTCACGAGTACACGGCCTCCGGCGAAGGTGCCGACTCGAAGACCCCGCAGGTCATCGACCGAACCATCGACTTCATCGACGACGCCGACTCTGAGTACTTCGCGTTCATCAACCTGATGGACGCTCACCTGCCGTACCACCCGCCCGAGGAGTACCGCAAAGAGTTCGCTCCGAACGTCGATTCGACCAAGGTGTGCCAGAACTCCAAGGAGTACAACTGCGGCGCGCGCGACATCAGCGACAAAGAGTGGGGCGCAATCGAAGGGCTGTACGACGCCGAGATTCGCCACATCGACGACCAACTCCAGCGACTGTTCTCCTGGCTCAAGGAGAACGACGAGTGGGACGACACCATGGTCGTCGTCTGTGCTGACCACGGCGAACTCCACGGCGAACACGACCTGTACGGCCACGAGTTCTGCATCTACGACCCACTCGTGAACGTTCCACTGATGGTCAAACACCCCGAGATGGAACCGGGGACCCGCGAGGACCAGCAGGTCGAACTCATCGACCTCTACCACACCGTCCTCGACCACACGGGCGTGGAAGCGGAGCGTTCGACCAAGCCGTTCGAGTCGGTTCGGTCACTACTCGACGCGGACTATCGAGAGTTCGCGGACGACCAAGTGCAGGGCGGCGAGTACGCCTTCGTGGAGTACTACCGGCCGGTCGTGGAACTGAAGCAACTCGAACAGAAGGCGAGCGACGCGGGCATCTCGCTCGACACCGATTCGCGGTTCTACTCGCGCATGCGGGCCGCACGGCGACCCGACGCGAAGTACATCCGGAACGAGCGCATCGGCGACGAGTTCTACCACCTCGACGAGGACCCCGAAGAAGAAGACGACGCGTGGGGCGAAGGGAGCGACGAGGAAGTCGAACTGGAGGAGGCGCTCTCTGCGTTCGAGGAGAGCGTCGGCGGCGAGTGGAACGAAGTCGAAGACGACGACGTGTTGGACGAGATGAGCGACGACGCGAAAGACCGACTGCAAGACCTCGGTTACATCGACTGA